In a single window of the Arachis hypogaea cultivar Tifrunner chromosome 6, arahy.Tifrunner.gnm2.J5K5, whole genome shotgun sequence genome:
- the LOC112755955 gene encoding probable glutamate carboxypeptidase AMP1, whose protein sequence is MVRIIPLPTNTITGKPSPLETFVAILVLCILGFYTLYYPYPVSTSTAIDLFLSSASNSTISSYLRSLTLHPHLAGTKLAADTTRLVINHFRSLNLPTHTTTYTTLLSYPLHSSVSLHFPNGSVLNLPLTEPVHFSDQTGQPVVQPYHAYSPSGSAYARAVFVNYGRERDYRALRAQGVHVNGCVVVVRKGDGLGRGAVVEKAEENGAVAVLVYGDGDTWRDGFERGHVMRGVGDPLSPGWAGVDGGETLGLDDSEVSKRFPKIPSLPLSAEVAEIVLGSLGGAPVPLEWRGTLGSKVRHVGPGPTMLNFSYQGEKKVATIQNVFAVIKGCEEPDRYVLLGNHRDAWTFGAVDPSSGTAALLDIARRFSILLGSGWTPRRSIILCSWDAEEFGMIGSTEWVEQNLINLSPKAVAYLNVDCAVQGPGLFVGSTPQLDNLIVEVTKKVKDPDSEGASIYENWAVTGEDYNIQRLSAVDSDFAPFVQHAGVPSIDVYYGRDFPVYHTAYDSYNWMTEYGDPFFQRHVAVTGIWGLLALHLADDSILPFNYISYANQLLFYKNKLSNLLDQQVSLHPLTMSIQEFASAAKQVDDESKQLRLQETAGDIVDMRKRALNDRLILAEKGFIDADGLHGRKWFKHLVFGPPRDQESKLDFFPGIADSITQGSSKATSERERVAAIQHEIWRVARAIQTAASALKGEFT, encoded by the exons ATGGTGCGGATTATTCCCTTGCCCACCAACACTATCACCGGAAAGCCTTCACCTTTAGAAACTTTTGTGGCCATACTCGTTCTCTGCATTCTGGGTTTCTACACCCTCTATTACCCTTACCCTGTTTCAACTTCAACCGCCATtgatctctttctctcttctgctTCCAACTCCACCATCTCCTCCTACCTTCGCAGCCTCACCCTCCACCCTCACCTCGCCGGAACAAAGCTCGCCGCCGATACCACTCGCCTCGTCATAAACCACTTCAGGTCCCTTAACCTTCCAACCCACACAACAACCTACACCACACTCCTCTCTTACCCTCTTCACTCCTCTGTTTCATTGCATTTCCCAAACGGTTCAGTTCTCAACCTTCCGCTCACCGAACCCGTTCATTTCAGCGACCAGACCGGACAACCAGTAGTGCAACCTTACCACGCTTACTCGCCGTCCGGTTCGGCTTATGCGAGGGCGGTTTTCGTGAACTACGGCAGGGAGAGGGACTACCGTGCGCTTCGGGCGCAGGGGGTGCACGTTAACGGCTGCGTCGTTGTGGTTCGTAAAGGCGACGGGTTAGGGAGGGGAGCGGTGGTTGAGAAAGCTGAAGAGAATGGCGCGGTGGCAGTTCTGGTTTACGGGGACGGTGACACGTGGCGTGATGGGTTCGAGAGAGGTCACGTGATGAGGGGTGTGGGGGACCCTTTGAGTCCTGGTTGGGCTGGTGTTGATGGCGGTGAAACCTTGGGTTTGGATGATAGTGAGGTTTCGAAGAGGTTCCCCAAAATTCCATCTTTACCCTTGTCTGCTGAGGTTGCTGAGATTGTTTTGGGGTCCTTGGGTGGTGCGCCGGTGCCCCTTGAATGGAGGGGTACCCTAGGATCTAAGGTCAGGCACGTTGGTCCTGGTCCCACCATGCTCAATTTCTCTTACCAG GGAGAGAAGAAAGTGGCAACTATTCAGAATGTGTTTGCTGTGATAAAAGGTTGTGAGGAACCTGATAGGTATGTGTTGCTTGGGAACCATAGAGATGCATGGACTTTTGGTGCTGTTGATCCCAGCAGTGGGACAGCTGCCCTGCTCGACATTGCCCGGAGATTTTCGATTCTGTTAGGTTCCGGTTGGACTCCGAGGAGATCTATCATTCTCTGCAGCTGGGATGCTGAGGAATTCGGAATG ATAGGATCCACTGAGTGGGTTGAACAAAACCTTATCAATCTGAGTCCCAAAGCTGTGGCATACCTTAATGTGGACTGTGCTGTTCAAGGGCCTGGCCTCTTTGTTGGCTCAACTCCTCAGCTAGACAATCTTATCGTGGAGGTCACAAAGAAG GTCAAGGATCCTGATTCTGAGGGTGCATCAATATATGAGAACTGGGCTGTCACTGGTGAAGACTACAAT ATTCAAAGGCTCAGTGCAGTTGATTCTGATTTTGCTCCATTTGTGCAACATGCAGGGGTTCCATCTATTGATGTTTATTATGGAAGAG ATTTTCCTGTCTATCACACGGCTTACGACTCGTATAACTGGATGACAGAGTATGGAGATCCATTTTTTCAGCGACATGTTGCCG TTACTGGAATTTGGGGACTCCTGGCCCTTCACCTGGCCGACGATTCCATTCTTCCCTTCAATTACATTTCCTATGCGAATCAATTATTG TTTTACAAGAACAAGTTGAGCAACTTGTTAGATCAGCAAGTTTCTCTACATCCATTAACCATGTCAATTCAAGAATTTGCTTCTGCTGCCAAGCAAGTTGATGATGAATCAAAG CAACTGAGATTGCAAGAAACTGCAGGTGATATAGTAGATATGAGGAAGCGAGCGTTGAACGATAGACTAATCCTTGCCGAAAAAGGCTTCATTGATGCAGATGGTCTTCATGGAAGAAAGTGGTTCAAGCATCTT GTATTTGGGCCTCCAAGGGACCAAGAAAGCAAGCTAGATTTCTTCCCTGGGATTGCTGATTCAATAACACAGGGATCATCAAAGGCAACAAGTGAAAGAGAAAGGGTAGCAGCAATTCAACATGAAATCTGGAGAGTTGCAAGAGCCATTCAAACAGCTGCTTCTGCACTCAAAGGAGAATTCACCTAA